A window of Streptomyces sp. NBC_00289 contains these coding sequences:
- a CDS encoding replication-relaxation family protein has translation MTSDVDAGGGDRLALAVLVQYRMATTEQMHLVIAPGVRIEQTRRRLAKLRSEGLVDRITLPQAGRTRVWFPTQYGVQVACEWPELRERRPPKGASDRTAVRLRAGHQLTVTETALAFLQDARRRGELCRPLDWIPEVYHPIGGGEAVIPDALLYYRSGSQNDDSWSMLRAFVEVDRATMGPERLAAKIGGYARLHDYTPAPPPGRRRPAFHQESQEEWRRRYPLFPRVLFVLDGTGPTGIATRIRALHAAARDLPPSGFRHTVPVLAAPLVDLLRDGPAAPVWRPVHDPDQSVSWNSPRHP, from the coding sequence GTGACGAGTGATGTGGACGCAGGGGGCGGGGACCGCCTCGCACTGGCGGTGCTGGTCCAGTACCGGATGGCCACGACCGAGCAGATGCACCTGGTGATCGCGCCGGGGGTGCGGATCGAACAGACCCGGCGACGGCTGGCCAAGCTTCGTAGTGAGGGGCTGGTGGATCGGATCACCCTGCCGCAGGCCGGGCGGACCCGGGTGTGGTTCCCCACCCAGTACGGCGTGCAGGTCGCCTGCGAGTGGCCCGAGCTTCGGGAGCGACGCCCACCGAAGGGGGCCTCCGACCGGACCGCGGTACGGCTGCGAGCCGGGCACCAGCTGACGGTGACCGAGACCGCACTCGCCTTCCTCCAGGACGCGCGCCGCCGCGGCGAGTTGTGCCGGCCACTGGACTGGATACCCGAGGTCTACCACCCCATCGGTGGCGGCGAGGCCGTCATCCCCGACGCGCTGCTGTACTACCGCAGCGGCAGCCAGAACGACGACAGCTGGTCAATGCTGCGGGCGTTCGTAGAAGTCGACCGCGCCACCATGGGCCCGGAACGGCTGGCCGCCAAGATCGGCGGGTACGCACGCCTCCACGACTACACCCCCGCTCCGCCTCCAGGACGGCGCAGGCCGGCCTTCCACCAGGAGTCGCAGGAGGAATGGCGGCGCCGCTACCCGCTCTTCCCCCGCGTACTGTTCGTCCTCGACGGCACCGGCCCCACCGGGATCGCAACCCGCATCAGGGCCCTGCACGCCGCCGCCCGGGATCTGCCGCCGTCAGGCTTCCGGCACACCGTCCCCGTCCTCGCGGCGCCGCTGGTCGACCTCCTCCGCGACGGACCCGCAGCCCCCGTGTGGCGCCCCGTCCACGACCCCGACCAGAGCGTCAGCTGGAACAGCCCACGACATCCGTAG
- a CDS encoding three-helix bundle dimerization domain-containing protein, protein MVARLGAAYPSVASVVVEATVWDAYDSFSRAAVRAYVPILVERRCRRVLGAVRPTAPAQTGDGRAAAGGPEPDTAARTEESAPCRPRPAGVRRHRAARPAAGAAGGRRRRR, encoded by the coding sequence ATGGTGGCACGGCTGGGTGCGGCCTATCCTTCGGTCGCGTCGGTCGTCGTCGAGGCGACGGTCTGGGACGCGTACGACTCCTTCAGCCGGGCCGCTGTCAGGGCGTACGTGCCGATTCTGGTCGAGCGCCGGTGCCGGAGGGTGCTCGGGGCCGTCCGACCCACGGCGCCCGCCCAGACCGGCGACGGCCGTGCGGCCGCCGGCGGCCCGGAGCCGGACACGGCCGCCCGCACGGAGGAGTCCGCTCCCTGCCGACCGCGGCCGGCAGGAGTCCGCCGTCACCGAGCGGCTCGACCGGCGGCGGGCGCGGCCGGGGGACGGAGACGACGACGATGA